The following proteins are encoded in a genomic region of Dioscorea cayenensis subsp. rotundata cultivar TDr96_F1 chromosome 8, TDr96_F1_v2_PseudoChromosome.rev07_lg8_w22 25.fasta, whole genome shotgun sequence:
- the LOC120267476 gene encoding EEF1A lysine methyltransferase 1-like isoform X2, whose protein sequence is MALCSSASSRVACVACPALYAYLKKIEPNISVQLLEYEKRFERYDGDFTFYDYNQLEDLPLELKHNFQVVVADLLYLSKECLEKVAHTISFLSSPKDFYIAIADRSGTARQSFKALEIASL, encoded by the exons ATGGCTCTTTGCTCTTCAGCGTCCTCTCGTGTGGCCTGCGTCGCCTGTCCCGCTCTCTATGCCTATCTCAAG aaaattgAACCTAATATCTCAGTTCAATTACTTGAGTATGAAAAGCGCTTTGAGCGGTATGATGGTGATTTTACATTTTATGACTACAACCAGCTAGAAGATTTACCACTAGAGTTGAAACACAACTTTCAAGTTGTTGTTGCTGACCTTCTTTATCTG AGCAAGGAATGTTTGGAAAAAGTAGCTCATACCATATCATTCTTGTCCTCCCCAAAAGATTTTTATATTGCTATTGCTGACAG GAGCGGTACAGCAAGACAGAGCTTCAAAGCTCTTGAAATTGCATCCTTGTAG
- the LOC120267476 gene encoding EEF1A lysine methyltransferase 1-like isoform X1 — protein MALCSSASSRVACVACPALYAYLKKIEPNISVQLLEYEKRFERYDGDFTFYDYNQLEDLPLELKHNFQVVVADLLYLSKECLEKVAHTISFLSSPKDFYIAIADRFVPIFLFSLQILNAILIDISNFMLIRYKPFCLCVFVLCFCMSLC, from the exons ATGGCTCTTTGCTCTTCAGCGTCCTCTCGTGTGGCCTGCGTCGCCTGTCCCGCTCTCTATGCCTATCTCAAG aaaattgAACCTAATATCTCAGTTCAATTACTTGAGTATGAAAAGCGCTTTGAGCGGTATGATGGTGATTTTACATTTTATGACTACAACCAGCTAGAAGATTTACCACTAGAGTTGAAACACAACTTTCAAGTTGTTGTTGCTGACCTTCTTTATCTG AGCAAGGAATGTTTGGAAAAAGTAGCTCATACCATATCATTCTTGTCCTCCCCAAAAGATTTTTATATTGCTATTGCTGACAGGTTTGTTCCCATTTTCCTGTTTTCCCTTCAAATATTAAATGCtatattaattgatatttcCAACTTCATGCTGATAAGATATAAACCTTTCTGcttatgtgtttttgttttgtgcttttGCATGAGCTTATGCTAA